A single window of Solenopsis invicta isolate M01_SB chromosome 3, UNIL_Sinv_3.0, whole genome shotgun sequence DNA harbors:
- the LOC120357358 gene encoding uncharacterized protein LOC120357358: MVDILNVKGEPIFDDRIIKMETHTYNPYANTTFGNSDEIRIPIQQQDLYTLPCESFLYIEGRLTTKNANANTPVLGFNCVGYMFDEIRYELNGVEIDRSRNVGMTSMMKTYVSMSELNIRNLLHAGFPYGDRIETFDGYFNFCVPLNVLLGFCEDYKHVIVNARHELILIRARNDNNCLVGDPAMEPKLELFKVQWRMPHVMLNEVNKLSMLRTLQSGRYLSVSFRSWDLYEYPLLPSTTKHSWAVKTATQLEKPRYVIFVLQTNRKIMRADKRYLDTSKITNVKLYLNSEFYPYDDLNLDFGKGKYALLYDMYARFRPSYYQHKCLEPMFDVAAFRSYAMAVIDCSRQNESIKSATVDVRLEFELKENAPANTSAYCLIIHDRVIEYSPLTNVVRKIM, encoded by the coding sequence ATGGTTGATATCTTGAACGTTAAAGGTGAaccgatctttgacgatcgcaTCATCAAGATGGAGACTCACACGTATAATCCGTATGCCAACACGACATTTGGGAATAGCGATGAGATAAGGATACCAATACAGCAGCAAGATTTATATACGTTACCGTGTGAAAGTTTTCTCTACATCGAAGGAAGATTGACGACAAAGAATGCAAATGCTAATACGCCAGTGCTTGGTTTTAATTGTGTAGGGTacatgtttgatgaaattcgatatgaaCTCAACGGTGTGGAGATTGATCGCTCTAGAAACGTTGGAATGACTAGTATGATGAAAACTTATGTATCAATGTCGGAGTTAAACATAAGAAATCTATTACATGCTGGATTTCCATATGGGGATAGAATAGAAACATTTgatggatattttaatttttgtgtaccgCTTAACGTGCTATTGGGATTTTGTGAAGATTACAAACATGTAATAGTTAATGCTCGTCATGAGttaattttgatacgagcgcgcaatgataacaattgTCTTGTGGGAGATCCAGCGATGGAACCGAAACTTGAATTATTCAAAGTGCAATGGCGTATGCCTCATGTTATGTTAAATGAAGTCAACAAACTATCCATGTTGCGAACCTTGCAGAGCGGGCGATACCTGAGTGTGAGTTTCCGTTCATGGGATCTATATGAGTATCCCTTATTGCCAAGTACGACGAAGCATTCCTGGGCAGTTAAGACTGCAACTCAGCTAGAAAAACCACGATATGTCATTTTTGTTCTGCAaactaatagaaaaattatgagAGCTGACAAGAGATACCTCGATACCAGTAAAATAACCAATGTAAAACTTTATCTAAACTCTGAATTTTATCCTTACGATGATCTGAATCTAGACTTTGGTAAAGGCAAATATGCTCTCTTGTatgacatgtatgcacgttttcGTCCGTCTTATTATCAACATAAATGTTTGGAACCGATGTTTGACGTAGCAGCATTTAGATCTTATGCTATGGCTGTCATTGACTGCTCGCGACAAAACGAGTCTATTAAGAGCGCTACAGTTGATGTGAGATTGGAATTTGAATTGAAAGAGAATGCACCGGCAAATACTAGCGCCTACTGTCTCAttatacacgatcgcgtgattgaATATTCCCCATTGACCAACGTAGTgcgcaaaatcatgtaa